The bacterium genome includes the window ATAGCACGGCCGTCGCCGGGCCCCTAGAGGCCGCTCGTCGGCGTTCCCTTGTCCTTGTCCTTGTGCGTCAGTTTCGCAAAGAGCTGGCCGACGTTCTGCTTCAGCTCGGCAACCTTGGGCGCGACGCCGTCGGGCGTGAGCCTGTCGACGAGATCGGGCATCACCTCGGCGAGCTTGGCCGCCGCGGCGTCCACGGTCAGGTCCATCTTCTGGGCGATCTTCTCGAGCTCGGGGCCGAGGGCGTCCTTCAC containing:
- a CDS encoding DUF937 domain-containing protein; amino-acid sequence: MSWLDDLSTKLQAKYGAGAEGNKAAAQALKMIEGLDNGLDGLVAKFDEAGLKEQAQSWVSKGKNLPVTAAQVKDALGPELEKIAQKMDLTVDAAAAKLAEVMPDLVDRLTPDGVAPKVAELKQNVGQLFAKLTHKDKDKGTPTSGL